The following proteins are encoded in a genomic region of Channa argus isolate prfri chromosome 3, Channa argus male v1.0, whole genome shotgun sequence:
- the LOC137123524 gene encoding uncharacterized protein: protein MDTDSPPPPPPSPPPPPLPPPSSHGNEATETQPTPCPKHAALPFFNNPPIQETNPSHAALQHDQNTQAPTMQNPLPSPPSDRQEGCPSDDDDDDDDAMKWHPVQETAPAPEALPAPQISRQEVELTAQMEMSGQKDLV from the exons ATG GACACGGattctccaccacctccaccaccatcaccaccaccaccaccacttccaCCCCCTTCATCCCATGGAAACGAGGCTACTGAAACCCAACCTACGCCATGCCCTAAACATGCTGCActacctttttttaataatcctcCCATCCAGGAGACTAATCCATCACATGCAGCTCTACAGCATGATCAG AATACACAAGCTCCAACAATGCAAAATCCACTCCCATCTCCCCCATCAGACAGACAAGAAGGCTGTCcctctgatgatgatgatgatgatgatgatgcaatGAAATGGCACCCTGTCCAAGAAACCGCCCCTGCACCAGAGGCACTTCCTGCCCCCCAG ATCTCTAGACAAGAAGTTGAACTAACCGCTCAGATGGAAATGTCTGGACAGAAAGATTTGGTGTGA